In Planctomycetota bacterium, the sequence TTTGTCGGCCGGGTGGGCGAGGGCCTGCGGCGGAAATCCATTGAACCCGCCCCGCCAGGCCTATAAACAGGATACAGGATAGGTGAAAGGAGCAGAGCCGTGGCCGCTAAGGCGAGCAAACGCGTGTTCGTGTTCGACACGACGCTGCGCGACGGCGAACAGTCGCCCGGCGCGAGCATGAACCTGACGGAAAAACTGGAAGTCGCGCGGGCCCTGGACCTCCTCGGCGTGGACATTATTGAAGCGGGGTTCCCGATCACGAGCCGGGACGATTTCGAGGCCGTGCGCGCCATCTGCCGCGAAGTTAAGCGCCCGACGGTGGCAGGCCTGGCGCGGTGCGTCCCGAAGGACATTGACCGTGCGGCCGAGGCGGTGCGCGACGCCGCCAAGCCGCGCATCCACGTCTTTCTGGCGACGAGCCGGATCCATCGCAAATTCAAGTTGCGCAAGGCGCGGAGCGAGATTCTGCGCCTGAGCGTCGAGGGTGTGCGCCGGGCGAAGTCGGCCGTTTGCGATGTGCAGTTTTCGCCCGAAGATGCCGCACGCACCGAGCCCGATTTCCTGGCGGAGGTGGTCGAGGCCGTCATTGACGCCGGCGCGACGACCGTGAACATTCCGGACACGGTCGGTTGGGCGACGCCGGACGGGTTCTGCCGCGTCATCGAGCACCTGTTTGAGCACGTGCCGAACATCGCGAAGACCGTCATCGCCGTTCATTGCCATGACGACCTGGGAATGGCGGTGGCGAACTCGCTGTCGGCGGTCCAGGTGGGCGCCAGGCAGGTCGAATGCACGGTGAACGGGATCGGGGAGCGCGCGGGGAACGCGGCCCTCGAGGAAATCGTTATGGCGCTGGCGACACGGCCGGACGCGTTCGATGGGTGCTGGACGAACATCCGGACGGAGCGGCTGCATCCGACGAGCCGCCTCGTGAGCCGAGTCACCGGCCTCGTCGTGCAACGCAACAAAGCGGTGGTGGGCGAGAACGCCTTCGCCCACGAGTCGGGCATCCACGCGGACGGCGTGCTCAAGGAGCGGACGACGTACGAGATCATGGACCCGCGGTCGGTGGGCCTGAAGACGAGCCGGCTGGTCCTCGGCAAGCACAGCGGCCGGCACCAGTTCCGCCAGCGGCTGAAGGAACTGGGTTTCCGGTTGACGGGCGAGCAGGTGGACCGCCTCTTCTTCGGCCCGTTCAAGGAACTGGCAGACCGCAAGAAGGAGGTCTTCGATGAGGACATCGAGGCCCTTGTGGAGAACGAACTGGTGACCGTGCCGGAAGCGTGGCACCTCATCGGCATCCAGGTGGCGACGGGAACGGGCGGCATGCCGACCGCCACCGTCGAACTGGAGAACACGGACGACGGCCGGCGCGTCCGCGATGCGGCGACCGGCGACGGGCCGGTGGATGCCATCTTCCGCGCGATGGAACGGCTGACGGGCGTCTGCCTGAAACTGGCGGACTACCAGATCCGGAGCGTGACGAGCGGCAAAGAGGCCCAGGGCGAGGTGCGTTTGGAGGCCCTCTACGGCGAGCGGACGGTCTCCGGCCGCGGCGTCTCGACCGACATCCTCGAAGCCAGCGCGAAGGCGTACCTGTCGGCCATCAACCGGACGCTGAGCCGACGCGGCCCGAAAAAGAGGCGCGTCGGGGTTAAACGCAGAGGACGCAGAGATCGCAAAGGAAAACGAGTATAGGGGAACAGCAAACGGCGAAGAGGTTACACGATGTTTAGCCGCCCGCCTTGGCGGGCGCGCCTTCGACCCGAAAGGCAAGAATATGGCAAAAGGCAACGTCAAAGTCAAGAAAGCCGTCCTCGCCTACTCCGGCGGGCTGGATACGTCGGTTATCCTGCCCTGGCTGCGCGAGACGTACGGGTGCGAGGTCGTCGCGTTCGTCGCCGACCTGGGGCAGGGGCCCGGCGAACTCGAGGGCATTGAGGCGAAGGCCAAGAAGAGCGGCGCCTCCGAGTGCGTCGTCATGGACCTGCGGGAGGAGTTTGTCACGGACTACCTCTGGCCGATGCTCAAGGCCGGCGCGGTGTACGAGGGCAAGTACCTCTTGGGGACGAGCATCGCCCGTCCGCTCATCGCCGCCAAGCAGGTCGAGGTCGCGCGGGCCACGGGCGCCGACGCGGTGGCCCACGGCGCCACCGGCAAGGGCAACGACCAGGTGCGGTTTGAACTGACGTACATGGCCCTGGCGCCGGACCTCAAGGTCCTCGTGCCGTGGCGCGACCCGCGGTGGACGCTCACGAGCCGCGAGGCTGCCGTCGAGTACGCCGAGGCCCACGGCATCCCGATTGCCCAGTCGAAGAAGAGCA encodes:
- a CDS encoding 2-isopropylmalate synthase; its protein translation is MAAKASKRVFVFDTTLRDGEQSPGASMNLTEKLEVARALDLLGVDIIEAGFPITSRDDFEAVRAICREVKRPTVAGLARCVPKDIDRAAEAVRDAAKPRIHVFLATSRIHRKFKLRKARSEILRLSVEGVRRAKSAVCDVQFSPEDAARTEPDFLAEVVEAVIDAGATTVNIPDTVGWATPDGFCRVIEHLFEHVPNIAKTVIAVHCHDDLGMAVANSLSAVQVGARQVECTVNGIGERAGNAALEEIVMALATRPDAFDGCWTNIRTERLHPTSRLVSRVTGLVVQRNKAVVGENAFAHESGIHADGVLKERTTYEIMDPRSVGLKTSRLVLGKHSGRHQFRQRLKELGFRLTGEQVDRLFFGPFKELADRKKEVFDEDIEALVENELVTVPEAWHLIGIQVATGTGGMPTATVELENTDDGRRVRDAATGDGPVDAIFRAMERLTGVCLKLADYQIRSVTSGKEAQGEVRLEALYGERTVSGRGVSTDILEASAKAYLSAINRTLSRRGPKKRRVGVKRRGRRDRKGKRV